In Nitrosophilus labii, the following proteins share a genomic window:
- the truD gene encoding tRNA pseudouridine(13) synthase TruD produces the protein MNRLFFLDHSPIDFYFKQSPETFVVEEEPLYPFSGDGEHLVLKVRKKNLTTWQMLQAFSEQLGVKLKDIGYAGLKDKNALTYQYISINKKFEEDLKSFSHKNIKIIEITRHKNKLRIGHLKGNRFFIRLKKVMPVDAKKIENVLKIIDKEGVPNFFGYQRFGVDGENYIIGKEIVEQKRKERNKKKEKLFINAYQSYLFNLWLSKRVEISKLVNSFKKNELKNLLNLPSGIIDELKNQKQFFKLLPGDLSGHYPFGKFFEIENVIDESKRFQNRDISPTGLLAGVKVKRSNGLARDIEKDFDDERIKIFGDRRFAWVFPQDLKFEYKEDNAWVELGFFLPKGSYATVLLEEIAHRSLKS, from the coding sequence ATGAATAGACTATTTTTTTTAGACCACTCACCAATAGATTTTTATTTTAAACAATCCCCTGAAACTTTTGTCGTAGAAGAGGAGCCTTTATATCCTTTTAGCGGTGATGGGGAGCATCTTGTACTTAAAGTTAGAAAGAAAAATCTTACTACATGGCAGATGCTTCAAGCTTTTAGCGAGCAACTTGGAGTAAAGTTAAAAGATATAGGTTATGCCGGTCTAAAAGATAAAAACGCGCTTACGTATCAATATATCTCTATAAACAAAAAATTTGAAGAAGATTTAAAAAGTTTTTCTCATAAAAATATCAAGATAATAGAGATCACAAGACATAAAAATAAACTAAGAATCGGTCATTTAAAAGGAAACAGGTTTTTTATAAGACTAAAAAAAGTTATGCCGGTTGACGCAAAAAAGATAGAAAATGTCTTAAAAATTATTGATAAAGAGGGAGTGCCAAACTTTTTTGGGTATCAAAGATTTGGAGTTGATGGGGAAAACTATATTATAGGAAAAGAGATAGTAGAACAAAAAAGAAAAGAGAGAAACAAAAAGAAAGAGAAACTCTTTATAAATGCATACCAAAGCTACCTTTTCAATCTTTGGCTTTCAAAAAGAGTGGAGATCTCAAAACTTGTAAACTCTTTTAAAAAAAATGAACTAAAAAATCTCTTGAACCTTCCAAGTGGAATTATAGATGAGCTTAAAAATCAAAAGCAGTTTTTCAAGTTGCTGCCCGGTGATCTATCGGGCCATTATCCTTTCGGAAAGTTTTTTGAGATAGAAAATGTGATTGATGAATCAAAAAGATTTCAAAACAGAGATATTTCACCAACGGGGCTTTTGGCGGGAGTAAAGGTGAAAAGGAGCAATGGTTTAGCTAGGGATATTGAGAAAGATTTTGATGATGAGAGAATAAAGATTTTTGGTGATAGACGTTTTGCATGGGTTTTTCCGCAAGATTTAAAGTTTGAATATAAAGAGGATAATGCTTGGGTGGAGCTTGGATTTTTTTTGCCTAAGGGAAGTTATGCAACAGTTTTATTGGAAGAGATTGCACATAGAAGTTTAAAAAGCTAA